The Eleginops maclovinus isolate JMC-PN-2008 ecotype Puerto Natales chromosome 18, JC_Emac_rtc_rv5, whole genome shotgun sequence genome segment TTCTTAGAGGGGAAACCGTTAACGTATCTGAGCACATTAGAACTTCACAGACAGCCTTaacttacccccccccccccctgcagcatGAGCACATCACACAGTGCAGTGCTCCTCCCCTGCTGTGCTGCAGACTGCTGCAGGTCCTCCTGTCAGCTGCAGAGACTTCTGCTGCTTTAAAGCTGTTCAGAACACCAGAGTCCAACAGGCCAGGCCCCCTTACCATCAGGACCCAGACCAGCCTCTCCATCCACTCACTATCATCAACTTTATCGCAAGAATGTCAAATCTTTGCTCACGCTCAGTTTCTGAAGTTCCGCAGAACACGTTGACCACATTGTAGACTCTCttcacatttatattacatAGTGGGGTGCTTGGGGTAATTGGACACAGGGCCAATAATAGAGTGGACATTGTAGGTCACCCTTCCCTTCCTCTAGCTGGTCCTGCTGGTAGCGTGGACCCTATTCCCTACCCAGGAAGTCGAGGTGGCGGTTACCTCTCTCCAGGACCATTTGCGCCACTGCCATCAGGCTTGGAAGAAAGCCAGAGCTGCCCTCATTCGTGCCTTCGACAGGGCCCAGTCCCAAGCCCATCATCACCGTGTCCCAGCCCCAGTCTACACACCACGCCAAATAGTACGTCTTTCTTCCAAAGACTTACCTCTAAGGGTAGAGTCAAGGAAGCTAGCACCCCGGGTCATTGGTCCTTTCAAGGCTGACCATGTTATAAGCCCATCTACTGTACGGCTAAAACTCGAAACCCTGTATCACAAAATTCACCCCACTTTTCATGTTGCTCAGTTTAAACCTGTCTGCTCCTGTCCCCTGTCCCCTGTCCCCTGTCCCCTGTCCCCTGTCCCCTGTCCCCTGTCCCCTGTCCCCTGTCCCATGTCCCCTGTCCCCTCCTATGGTAGCTCTTCCACCTCCTCAGATGATCAATGAGAAACTATCTATGCTGTCCGGCCTCTTCTGGATGTCCACCTTCAGGCCGCGGTTTGCAGTACCTGGTGGATTGGGAGGGATATGGTATGGAGGCGCGTTGTTGCCCCATTGTCAAATTTcggaacacacactcatacaggaTTTCCACGCCGTAAACCTGGACAGGGCCTggttggcacacacacacacacacacacacacacacacacacacacacacacacacacacacacacacacacacacacacacacacacacacacacacacacacacacacacacacacgctttacTGTAGTGTTCTTTATGTTcttgtattaaatacattatacCTCGTGGTACACCGCTCGGGTCTGTGATTCCAGAATAGTTGGGTGGGTTTCAAATATTGCCTCAAACATTCTCAACAAAGTTTaaccacattttcattttgaaactgGGTACATTGACATTTAGGGTATCATAAAACAACTTGTGTGAATAAAGCTGTTAAAACCTTGAGTATTATCTCACGacgactactactactactactagtgGTACCAGTACTACTTTTACGACCAGCACTCAGGGCTGCACTGTTATGGCCCAAAAGATTGTCCTGATTATTATGATCCTTCTGAAGGTCAGCATTATTTgtcaaaacaaactaaatgtggTTATTGCACCCGCACATTTGAGTAGGCCGAGCGCTGCCTTCCCTTCCATGTTGAGCTCATGTACAAATCTTTGCCTCCAAGAAATTCTGCTGTATTAACACGTCCTCCTTCTTCAGCTTGGAGTTCTTAGTTTGCAGCCATGTCATAtctttcattttactttttcagATGTTTAACTTCCTTTAGAAACAacgttttccctttctttcaaGGAAGGATTCAGACCAGTTTCGACCTGTGCCTGGGAGTACCACCCAGTTTTCCAGTgggtctagtaatatgttgtgatCAGCCGActcaaatgcagcgctgagatctaataataaGACCTAAACCACAGCAGTCTCCGTGCTGAGGTGCGGtcgaaagcctgactggaacacatccaAACAGTTTGATTCAAGAACtcatacatgtttattatttgatGCAATGAGAAATGTCAGGGCCGCAGGACGGGGATTGTTGCATAATGTCCTGCAGGTCTTTATCGTTGTTCAGATGGAAATGTGTACGGGCGTTAGTTTAGAAGTAATCTGTCTGTGGATACATGAATATTGGAATTCATGTTGAAACATAATACATTATAGTCAAcactataaaaaatgtttccatttagATACACGCTTTAATCAGATCATTCCAAGGCATTTCCTTCACTGAAGCTTTAGTTACTTCATCTACCAGACAGCAGTTTATAACAGAGGACATGTTTACAGATGTTTCGTATTCTGGACATCTGCAGTCCGTACATGACAGGATTCATCAGTGGCTGCATGATGGGAAAATACAGTGACAGAATAATACGCAGCACACTGGGAACACCGCTCATATCAAACCTACTCTGAAGTGATTCAAAGCCGCAGCCAAAAGAAAAGTTGAGCAGGGAAACAAGGTGAGGTGTGCAGGTACTGACAGCTTTCTGTCTCGTCTGTTTGGagccagagaaacacactctgaGGATCCTGATGTAGGAGAAAAGGATTGGAAGCAGAGGGACTAAGATAGTGAGAATAGTACCAAAAAGTCCATAAATGTTATTCACCTGAGTATCAGAACATGCCAGCTTCACAACAAGGTAGTTGTTACAATACAAACCATTAATGGTGTTTCCACACAGTGTCAAACGGAGGTTTAAAGATAAAGTGATCAAGAATTTCACAAAAGAGTACAACCAAACCAGAATGATGAAGATAGCAGCCTTGTTAGAAGTCATACGTGTGTTATATTGCAGAGGATAACAGATAGCCAGATATCGGTCATAAGACATGACGGCTAAATTACAAAACTCTATATTTGCATAAGTGTACAAGCAGAAGATCTGCAGGAAGCAGAGCGGAGCAGAAACAGTGTGAATGTCAGAGAGGATCTGAAGCAGAAGGAATGGAAACAACCCTGTACTACCATACAGTTCATTTACAAACAGGCTGCACAGAAACAGGTACATAGGTTCATGTAAGCTCCTGTTCACACAGATCACCACAATCAGAGCCGTGTTGGCCACAACAATCACAATGTACAACAATGCAGTTATcatgaagtacaagtacctcaaatatCCAACATGGATATAAGAGCTAAGAAGGAAGTAGGATAAAGTAGAATTCAGCATCGTTGTAGTTTTAGGGGAGAAAACAATTGTCCAACGGTTTGCTTCTCATCTTTACCTCTGAAATAAAGAGCACATTGTTCTTGAATAAACAGGCTTTGTTTTTCTATCTCTGAAAACACAGATCTTAGGTTTTATCATTAAAATTGATCAAGGGCATAGGCTTTGTAAATGTGCAAATACATTATAatctattatttaaaaagacagaggaaTATTTACCACAGCACAGCATGAGTCACCAGCAGTGCTGCAGACTGCTGCAGGAACTAAAGGGAGGCTGCTACAATATCTGCTTTTTAAACCTCTTCATGACCAATATGACCACACGGACGTCCAACAGAAAGGACCGTAGTAACCCACGAACAGACTTTGACCTCAGGATTAAAGGAAGTGGTGTTTAAAGTGGGGACAACAGAGTGAGTCCGAACATCACCAAAGTAcaaaaagtagttttaaaatctaaaaataaatcaacaaatgtaatattgttgTCTCCAAGGCTCATCATGTGTTGCCGGTGTAAAATCTGCTTGTCAGGTCTTCGACGTCGAAGTGGTCCCAAAGGAGTTGCGAGACCTAATGCGATTTACTGGCTCTGTATGATTCACACGCATCTAGGAGCTCCTAGGTCCAACCGCAGAGTCCAAAAAACGCCATGAAGCCGGCTCCATGTACACTCATCGATAGCTCTCACCATTTCTCATCGGAGGTGGTCACATTGTGAGACAGGTGAAATGCATGGTGGGTAAGTGGGGTGCTACCCCTGGCATCACAGACTGGATCTGGGCACACGTTTCTCTCATCTCTGGCGGGAAAGAAGATGGAGGTGGAGCAGTATCAACTAGGTAAAGTCAGGCTCACCTCAAGGCACTGCACTGGTTCTTGAACCAAACCTTTGGAAAGGGCCCGGACCCTTACCCTTTCTGGAGTAGCCCAGGTTGAGAAGATACTCATGAGACAAGTCtctgttggttgtttttgtttatcaacccaacagcagcaacagaaccTGCCCTTTTGGACTATATTGGGTACATACTGGGGACTCCAAAGTTCTGCTGGGGGACTTCAGTGGTCACACATGGGCAATGCCAGGGAAACCTGGTGGAGGATTGGGATGTCTACCTTGTTAGAAGTTCATTGGTTCTTAGTTATGAGAGTTCTGTGCTAGCCATTGATTGGCTtaaacaaacaccatgttctaACATAGGTCTGCTCATATATAAACTTGGTACCAGAACACTTGAAGCTGAAGATGGTTGATGACCTTTGCGGTCGTATCATCAGACGTAGAGGCCGTCCAGTTGAAGAAGGAAGCTGTTTGGGCTTGGTTGGTCCAGGGGTCTGCTGAAAGACTGCAGAAATCACCAAAGCATGGTGTGGTAAAAGTTCAGGGGGCTCTGGAGAACCTCAATGTATCAAGATGACTCAGAAAGGGAAAACAGGGCTCAGCTCAGACTGTGAAACATCATATTAGTCTCCCAATGAAcgtttaagaaccactgctctgatttcagctgaatcatGCCCCTCATCTCCCACTTATTCTTGGTTTCACCTGGCTACTTAAACATAGTACCCTCTTTGACTGGGCCACAGGTATGATTTTAGGCTGGAGTGAGAACTGTCTCCTCTCCATAGTTGTCCTTCTCCCTGTGGGTTTCCAGACCTGTCCAAGGTACCATCGTGATATCTGGATCTCAAGAAGGTCTACAACCGGTCCTATGCCTTTCCCTAAGTGAGTCTCTGGAGCTTTGCATCCTTCTTCGACCCCGGCTGGAGCAGGGTTCTGTGTTGTGGACAGGAAAGACAAGTCTCTGCGTCCCTGAATTGGATTTTGTGGACTGAACGACATCACTGTACAAAACAGATAACTCCACTGACTCATTTAACCTGCTTTTGAACTCCAAACCAAACTAGACCTGTAAAATGCTTATCATCTGGTTTGCATTCGGAAGGGTGATGAATGTCAGCACCTCCAGTGGCCCTTATGAGTACTTGTTCATGCCCTCTGATCCGACTGACACACCAGCAGACTTCCAAGCCTGAGTGAACAATTGACTCAAGGACATTCtcaataaatgtgtctttgtctACCTGGatgatattgttgttttttccagatCCCAGCAGGGGGGTCATGTGAGGAGGGTCCTGCTTCTGGAGAACCATGTCTTTCTGAAGGCAGGAACATGTAACTTTAATATGCCTTAGGTTTCCTTTTGAGGGTTTGTGTTCAGATGTAGATGCTTCAGAGGCCTCAGACACAATCCCTCAAACACCTTCAGCAGTTTGACAGCTTTAACAGACGCATAATCTGGGATCCATTGGTACTTCCAAAAGGTTCGATTCCCGCCATGTCTGGTGGGTCTTACGTCTTTGACTGTTTTAATTCACTTTCTCATACCGGAGGATCCATGTTGATGGTCTTCAACAGCGGATATATGTTTCGAGTAGACTTGGGTTCTGTGTTGAGGGGAAATGCAGGGTTTCACTTTGGTGTTGTATACGcttcatgaacacacacattatttgggggttcagtgccttgctcaaggacaacTGATTTTGGTCCAAACCAGGGACCTTTCAGTTCCCAAGCCCAAGTGCCTACAGACAATCACTGCCATGGTATCACAGCCTGCTCTGGTTACCTGGCAGTACAGCTGACACCAGTAGGAGATTCAGGATCCCTCATACTGGTTAAACTGGTTAAAACACTCGTAAGCTTCTCAACAAACAAATGTgatctacattttaaatgttggccCGGGGGTTTGGTCTCCATTGTCAGTATGCTGTCTGTGTACAGCTGTATGTGCAAACCGTGTATATGCACGTGTTAATATGTGATTGTGTTTCGTTGTGTACTGGTTCATCTTTAtgatttttgtatattttgtggAGCAGCAGGACAGAGTCCAAAACTGATTTCCTCTTGGGGACAGTGAAGTGCATCGTATCGATTCTGAACTTTTGTTAGAGTCAGAAAGTTTAAAGTCTTATGCAACACTTACTGACCATAACACTCATAttcccaagtgtgtgtgtgtgtgtgtgtgtgttggtccgACGGGAGGTCATTACCAGCCTCTGATTGGTCTCACTGGTCCTCGGCTCGGGGGGGTTAGTGGAAACTGTTTAATGTGACGACgggacaaacaaacatgttgacggccggctgacctctgacctcagggacTTCATTAACAGATGATGCAACCCCCCCCACCTCAACCCACCATCCCCCGACACCATGAGAGGTTTGCACCAGCTACACCAGAGGAACGTTTTTGTACTTCACTTTTCAGATTATAGATTATATTTATTAGATACTTTTATCTAAAGCAGGGGGGTCCAAACTTTTTCCACTGAGGGCCATATACAGCAAAACACACGACGGGCCGGGCCCCTCAAAAGATacatagatatagatagatgaCAAAAGATTGAATATTACAatggaaatatgaagggtctatttcaagctggTGATGGAAATACTTTTTTCTCATGAACTAAGATTTGTTCAAATTGTTTCAACTTTAAATTATGGAATTTATTTGAGAAGTTGGCTTATTAACCCACGAATACTGCTGTGTCATTTCTGTTTACATGTATATTTGAGATGTACAagataagacaagcacaagatGCCTGTGTGGACTATATTCCCTTAGACCCCGGCCCTAGTTGGGACATCCCTGATCTAAAATGTCTTACAATAAGTCTTTAGATCTCCAACTTTATATTAGGGATGCACTGATTCTGGGCgagtgatgtcacagtgttcattgaagtaaacaaaggaaaacaccaGCAGAACAATAGGGACTCTTTAAGGGAATCTTCCAGCAACAAAAGATTAAACAAAGTCTCATTCTGTCAAATAATTCTCTTCACTTTATTGATAAACAGGCGGAGAAACACAGTGTTTGGATAAATTCacttaaatgtctttaaaaaaatatcctAACCCCAACCAGAGAGGCTTTGATTGTGAAAACACTAAATCAATCCTCCGGTTTCCTGTGGCACGGATCAGGAGACCGGCTCCCGTCCTCACGTGGTCCCCTAATGACACTCAGAGACATTCAAACCCTTAAAATATACGTCTCTCCTTCGTGTCACGTCTGTAACAGAACATCCGGATGAAGCCTGATCCGTCTGCACGTCTGATTTGAATAATTCTCTCCAGCGTTACGACCCAGaaacaagtgaaaataaagTGTGACTTAAAACTTCATGACTCTGTGGAACGAGCGGGAGAATAATCATCAAATACAGAAGATTATCAAAGCCATGCATTTAGAGTCTTAAGAATAATGCACGAAAGGAAGGTTTTCCAGGTGtgacgacccccccccccaccctctagGGGTTCTGTTCTGGCTCTGTGCTGCTGGTTGCAGGTTCCAGTATGAGCCCCGCGGCGTGGCAGGCTTTACGTCTTGTGCTTTTGTAGATGAATTATTGGTATTTATGCAGACCCCTCGTCTCGACTCCCAGGTTCTTGAGAGCCGGATTGTAGCACAAGTTTATTTTGTTGAATTACTTTAAGGGATTAATCCTTTTTCAAATTCACAGAAAGTACAAAAGGCTTTAAGTCTTTAAGTATATCTGTCTTTAACCTTTCATattactgttactactattattattattattattattattattattattattattattattattattactattattatttttattattattattattactactattattattattattattattattattattattattactattattattattattattactattattatttttactattattattattattattattattactattattattattattattattagtagtattattattattattattattattattattagtattattatttttattattattattattattattattattattattactattattattattattattagtattattattattattattattattattattattattattattgttattattattattattgttattattattagtattattattattattatcattattattactattattattattattattattattattattattattattattattattagtattattatttttattattattattatcattattactattattattattattattattattattatattattattattattatcattattattattattattattattattattattagtattattgttattattattattatcattattattattatcattattattattatcattattattattattattattattattattattattattattattagtattagtattattattattattattattattatattattattattattattattattattatattattattattattatcattattattattattattattattattattattattagtattattgttattattattattatcattattattattatcattattattattatcattattattattattattattattattattattattattagtattagtattattattagtattagtattattattgataaCAGAATTTGAAGTCAGTTAACAATAAggtaatacaaacaaaatatgaCATTTAGAAAGATAAGGTAAACATGTATTCAAGCAATCTGAAATGTGAGATGTGTAAGAAATCGATTGGTGTGAAAAGCACTGATTAAAGTTACACTTAGTCATCAAAACGATGAAGTTAAATgtcatatatttacattgagAGGAAGGACCTGAGGCagtgctgccctctgctggaatTCCTTTCACCAGAACAAGGTTTCATTTGACCTTTACTCTTTAAAAACCTCACaatctttcaaatgtttacGATCTTCAAAAGCATCTTTAGAAAATACCCTGCAAACTTTTCCCCACATGTTTCTCAGGATGTTTTTTATAAGGAAACGGTTTCGCAAAACTCTCATTCAACCCCTTTAGAAGTCGTATGCAGAAACATATCTTGCTTTAGATGTAAACTAGtagtttcatttattcataacGATCAAACTTTATTCTCACATCTTTAAACTCAAAATGTTGAATGTTCAAAATTGTTTCCcaatttttttctccatttcttttGCATAATCTTATGATTTGAGATGTTCAATTTTTTCTTCcaattttgaattattttcataaatTGAATTTTAAGTTTTGACTTCAATCTGGATATTTCCCCAtagaaaatctaaaatgttCAACTACTCACAATCTTTGCACTcattctttaaatgtatatgaCTTTATACTTGGCATATCAACGGCCTTATTGAGATTTCAGTTTctatttcctttgatatttttatatCCCAACATGTCGACGTAACTCTCAGCATTTATGACAAATTTAGTTTTCTCACATTTCCAAAGTTCTTGTCAAAATGCGaactttttaaagtgtttacgAAAATAGAACTCCTCTTCATTCCCTCATGTCCTGCAGAAATCCCTGTCCCTATAGATCAGATTTGGAAAATGTATCAGTAGAAACATTATTCCTAGTGTTCTAACGAAACGCTAATGGCTTCGTCCGGACGCTGGGCTCTACCTCCCGCCTCCACCTCCCGCCTCCACCTCCCGCCTCCACCTCCCGGCTCTACCTCTCGGCGCTGATCTTGTACCGCAGGACGAAGTATGCGATGAGCCTAAgcgagaagaagaagatggcgAGGACGATGAAGTCCAGGTACAGCTTGGCGTCCAGCATGTCCAGCTCCTTCAGGATGGCGTTGGACTTCTGGAAGTGGCAGGTGTCGGCGACGTCGCAGTGCAAGTCCTCGCGGTCCAGACTGTAGATGGACAGGATGACGCCCTCGAAGCCGtacctgaaacacagacaggaagcctATGGTTTGAAACCCGCCGTCATGTTTCAGATCAGTCGTTAAAGACGACAATATGTGTTGAGATCTTGTGCAAGAAACctgtaatgaacctgtaatgaacctgtaatgAACCTGtataatgaacctgtaataatgaacctgtaatgaacctgtaataatgaacctgtaataatgaacctgtaataatga includes the following:
- the LOC134879931 gene encoding olfactory receptor 10A6-like; protein product: MLNSTLSYFLLSSYIHVGYLRYLYFMITALLYIVIVVANTALIVVICVNRSLHEPMYLFLCSLFVNELYGSTGLFPFLLLQILSDIHTVSAPLCFLQIFCLYTYANIEFCNLAVMSYDRYLAICYPLQYNTRMTSNKAAIFIILVWLYSFVKFLITLSLNLRLTLCGNTINGLYCNNYLVVKLACSDTQVNNIYGLFGTILTILVPLLPILFSYIRILRVCFSGSKQTRQKAVSTCTPHLVSLLNFSFGCGFESLQSRFDMSGVPSVLRIILSLYFPIMQPLMNPVMYGLQMSRIRNICKHVLCYKLLSGR